ACTTATCCTACAAAGGAAATTACAATAAAATAATGATAGAAAGAAAAATAATAGGAAAAATGTTAATAACATTTGGCGTTTTATTAGTCATTTCTGGATTATTTTTTTACAAAGGAATAAAATTCCCACTTGGAAAATTACCAGGTGATATATTAATAAAAAAAGAAAATTTTGTGTTTTATTTTC
This DNA window, taken from bacterium, encodes the following:
- a CDS encoding DUF2905 family protein, whose protein sequence is MLITFGVLLVISGLFFYKGIKFPLGKLPGDILIKKENFVFYF